From a single Marinobacter sp. THAF197a genomic region:
- a CDS encoding 50S ribosomal protein L25/general stress protein Ctc, whose translation MSQEFLIEAFPRDDQGKGASRRLRREERKIPAIIYGGGKDATPVSIWHNELKKALENEAFFSHILTIDIQGKKESVILKDLQRHPYKLLLTHADFLRVDKDHEIHVNVPLHFLNEDTAPAVKLQGGIVSHTMTEVEVICLPQNLPEFIEVDLTDVAMDQVVHLSDLKLPKGVRVAALLQGEDHDQPVASIHKPKGAKADDAADAEGEEGGEE comes from the coding sequence ATGTCTCAGGAATTCCTTATTGAAGCATTTCCTCGTGACGATCAGGGGAAAGGTGCGAGCCGCCGCCTGCGTCGCGAAGAGCGTAAAATCCCGGCCATCATCTACGGTGGCGGGAAAGACGCAACGCCAGTCTCAATCTGGCACAACGAGCTGAAAAAGGCCCTCGAAAACGAAGCCTTCTTCTCTCACATCCTGACCATCGACATTCAGGGCAAGAAAGAAAGCGTGATCCTGAAGGATCTGCAGCGCCACCCGTACAAGCTGCTGCTGACCCACGCCGACTTCCTGCGCGTAGACAAGGATCACGAGATCCACGTTAACGTACCGCTGCACTTCCTGAACGAAGACACAGCGCCGGCCGTTAAGCTTCAGGGTGGTATTGTTTCCCACACCATGACCGAAGTGGAAGTTATCTGTCTGCCGCAGAACCTGCCTGAGTTCATCGAAGTCGACCTGACTGACGTCGCCATGGACCAGGTTGTCCACCTGAGCGACCTGAAACTGCCGAAAGGCGTTCGTGTTGCTGCCCTGCTGCAGGGTGAAGACCACGACCAGCCGGTTGCCTCTATCCATAAGCCGAAAGGTGCCAAGGCGGACGACGCTGCGGACGCCGAAGGCGAGGAAGGCGGCGAGGAGTAA
- a CDS encoding ribose-phosphate diphosphokinase yields the protein MSKLMIFAGNANPELARDIARKLHIPMGQATVGRFSDGETTVEINENVRGHDVFIIQPTCYPTNDNLMELIVMADALRRASATRITAVIPYYGYARQDRRVRSTRVAISAKVVADMISSIGVDRVLTVDLHADQIQGFFDIPVDNIYATPVLLEDIEKQRFENFVVVSPDVGGVVRARAVAKRLDDADLAIIDKRRPKANVSQVMHIIGDVKDKTCILVDDIVDTAGTLCKAANALKEHGASRVVAYITHPVLSGPAVENINNSELDELVVCDTIPLGDKAKNCARIRPLSMAGLLAESIRRVSNEESISAMFENV from the coding sequence GTGTCCAAATTGATGATCTTCGCTGGCAATGCCAACCCTGAACTGGCGCGCGATATTGCCAGGAAACTGCATATTCCCATGGGCCAGGCCACCGTTGGCCGTTTCAGCGATGGTGAGACCACCGTTGAGATCAATGAAAATGTTCGTGGTCACGACGTTTTCATTATCCAGCCCACCTGCTACCCCACTAACGACAACCTGATGGAACTGATCGTGATGGCCGACGCCCTGCGCCGCGCTTCCGCCACACGGATCACCGCCGTTATCCCTTACTACGGATACGCCCGCCAGGATCGTCGCGTTCGCTCTACCCGGGTAGCCATCAGCGCCAAAGTGGTTGCTGACATGATTTCCAGCATCGGCGTCGACCGTGTGCTGACCGTCGACCTCCACGCTGACCAGATTCAGGGCTTCTTCGACATCCCGGTGGACAACATCTACGCCACCCCGGTGCTGCTTGAAGACATCGAAAAGCAGCGGTTCGAAAACTTTGTCGTGGTATCCCCGGATGTAGGCGGCGTTGTACGCGCCCGCGCCGTTGCCAAGCGCCTGGATGATGCCGACCTGGCCATCATCGACAAACGCCGCCCGAAGGCCAACGTTTCCCAGGTTATGCATATCATCGGTGACGTCAAAGACAAAACCTGCATTCTGGTTGACGACATCGTCGATACCGCCGGCACCCTGTGCAAGGCAGCCAACGCCCTGAAAGAGCACGGCGCCTCCCGCGTAGTCGCCTATATTACCCACCCGGTGCTGTCTGGCCCGGCCGTCGAGAACATCAACAACTCGGAGCTGGACGAACTGGTGGTGTGCGACACCATTCCACTGGGTGACAAAGCCAAAAATTGTGCTAGAATCCGCCCCCTCAGCATGGCTGGACTGCTTGCGGAATCGATTCGTCGCGTGAGCAACGAAGAGTCCATCAGCGCCATGTTTGAGAACGTCTGA